DNA sequence from the Nicotiana tomentosiformis chromosome 3, ASM39032v3, whole genome shotgun sequence genome:
agTGGGACCAAACTGTTGCTCGCCTCTCAGAATTGGAAGCCAAAGCTGTTGAGGACGTTATGTTGTagactcgtttgcagcaaagcgagtaAGAAATGgaaacccttagccaagagatttCCCCGCtgagggttcaatttgaagaggccaaggccaaatgggctgaagtccatagTGTCGTTCTTGCTACATCTGATGTTACCTCCGCTGAGAGATTGACCAACTTAGAGGCaggccttgaactccaaaactgaagagctAGCTGTTGCGGGGTTGAAATATGCCcaattggaggagaagtataagaagaCCATTGAGCATAATAGAACTTTCAGCTCTACTGTCCGCGAACTCGACGTTAGCCTCAAGTCTATTAGATCCTCCAGGAAAACCTTTCTGCCAAGGTTGACCAAattaaagaagaactcaagcgctaAGCGGCTTCCCTAGTTGTTGAAAAAATTTACGttatgtacagcatgaggagaaaaaccttggaagtgGCTAAAGCgggtatcattgactttgatgccgaaattgctaaagCCCGTGAGCTAGAGTCAGCTGCTAAAAGAGGTCTCCCGATAGGGCCTAATGTTTTCGATTCCAAAACCTCAGGAACGAAATAGAAACCGAAGGGCGAAGATATTGAAGGCCAAACTGATGAGGGCCAAGATGTTGGGCCATCGACGGATCTACCCACTTCCCCTGGGGGGGcgaacacttctcttcctccaggTTCCGGAGATGCAGTAGTTTACTTTTTTTCTTCCCAACTTTTGTACATGTGCTGTTTTGGCACACTTATTATGAATAAAAATATCTTTTGCTCAAATATTGCACGAGTCTTTCTACGTTCTTTTGTCtgaacatttatgcaagttttaatctttgtattctttctttcttaagtgttttgcgcaagttttactATTTGCtaggaaaacccaattgggacaaaaactgaacgaagggaaaaaagTGCAACAAATACTTTCAGTACAGGTGATGTTtgtcagcaataatatctcttgaggtgtgccacattccaattgcttggcaaCGTTTCTCCATCCcgattctccaactcgtatgaacctttttcggtgacagctgaaacccggtaggggccttcccaggtTGAACCTAGCTTCCATGCGTTGAgttcccgggtgttttgagttaatttccttagaaccaagtctcccactttgaaataatggaGATTGGCTCTTtaattataatatctttccattctctgcttttgggctGCCATTCTTATACGCGCCAAGTCCCTGTGCTCATCGAGTAGCTCCAAGTTGACTAACATCGCTTCGTTGTTCGTATCTTCACTTgcctggaaatatctcaaggtaggctctcctacttccaccgggattaagGCTTCTGCTCCGTACACAAGGGAGAAAGGAGTTTCTCATGTgcttgatttggccgttgttTGGTACGCCCATAGCACTCCAGGCAGTTCCTCAGGCCATTTACCTTTagccgcttccaaccttttcttgaaattttgtataatcactttgttcgttgattccgCTTAACCATTTGCgcccatttgcgctcggatgatagggtgaagatgtgatttttttgattttcaagtcttaaGGGAACTTTGTGATATTTGCGTTATAAACTGTGGCTCGTTATCGCAGGCTATCTCTCTTGGTAttccaaatctgcaaattatgttctcccacaagaaatccactACCTCTTGttcgccgatcttctgataaggacctgcttcaacccacttagaaaaatagtcagttaacattaaaagaaatcttaccttactaGGGGCCGGCGATAATGGtctgacgatatccattccccacttcatgaagggccatggagATAGAACTGAATGTAATGGTTCTACTGGTTGATGTACCggtggtgcgtagcgttggcacttattgCATTTGTGCACGAAAGCTTTGGCATTTTGTTCCATTCGGGGCCAATAGTATCCTTCCCTTAACAGTTTTAGTACTAAGGAATCTGTGCCCGAATGATTTctacatatcccttcgtggacttcgcGCATAACATAATTAGTTTCGTACgctcctaagcatcgggccagcgggccttggaaagatttcctaTACAGTTGGCCTCCTTTGAAGCTATATCATGTTGCTTTGGCGCGCAGCGCCCTGGACGCCTTGGAGTCTTCGGGCAACTTCCAGTGCTCGAGATAATtgatgatctcattcctccagtcccagaccaaattagtcgtaTTTACCTCATAATATCTATCTGCGTCTAGAACTGAGTGCATGATCTATACTACTGTCCCAGAATTCGATCCTTTCATTTCCGTTGATGAACCGAGGTTAGAtaatgcatccgcttctgcattttcttccctagggatatgagtaattgactaCTCCCGGAATCGAGCAAGTAGAGCCTGGACCTTCATtacatattgttgcatgcgctcctttttggtttcgaagatcccgtagacatgatttaccaccaactgggagtcgcatttgatttctatgacctcggaaTCTAGTCCGCGGGCCAATTTGAGTcctacaatcaaagcttcatactctactTCGTTGTTAGTCAAATGGACCGTTCTTATGATCTGCCTTAGAGTTTCTCCCAAAGGCGTGGTTAATATTATGCCAAGCCCGAACCTCTTTACGTTGGAAACTCCGTCCGTAAATTAGGTCCAAACTctcgatgtcgattctgacatcaccactgcttctttggttgccagaggcaacaatcccggactgaaatcggccacaaagtcggccaaaacttgtgacttaatcgtagtcctaggtttatactctatgtcgaattcactcatttcgacgccCCATTTGGCCAATATACCCGAGAGttcaggtttgtgaaggatattccgcaggggaaaggtggtcaccacagctatcgggtgacattggaagcaaggcctcagcttccgagcgacgactacgagagctaaggccagcttctCCAAATGCGGGTAATGAGTTTCTGCTCTCGTTAAAATTCTACTAATGTAagaaatgggagattgcgtactgTCATCCTCATGGACTAAAACGATGCTTACCGCTACCTTCGAAACTTCTAGTATAGATTAACAGTGTTTCACCTTCATTCGGTTTTGATAGTaacggagggcttgacaagtaccttttcaaatctctcaaagcctgctggcattgcggggtccattcgaagttgtttttCTTATTGAGCAGCGCGAAGAAATGGTGGCATTTCTCTGATGATCGGGAAATAAACCTGCTCAAAGCGACCAATCTTCCTGTAAGCCTTTGAACTTCTTTCACACTTGATAGCTGgtccgggatgtcttcgatggctttgatcttatcggggtttaccttAATCCCCAtttgtgataccagaaatccTAGGAACTTGCCGGAACTGACCCCAAACGTGCACTtatcggggttaagcttcatgttatgcttctttaggatgtcaaaagtttcttgcaaatTCTTAAGGTGATCacttgcattcaaagacttaacaagcatatcgtctatataaacttccatagttttccctatttgttttaCAAACATCTTGTTTACGAGCTGTCGATAAGTGGATTCAACGTTCTTTAGCTCGAAGGGCATCCTATTAGAGCATTATGTGCCAAAATtcattatgaacgaagttttttcccgCTCCTCCGGGtttatcttaatttggttgtacccggaataaacATCGAGGAAATTTATTAACTCGTGCTCGgtcgttgcatcaatcatttgatcgatgtttggcagtgggaacgagtcctttgggcacgccttattcaagtccttataatatgtgcacatgcgaaatttattgttcttcttaggaactactactacgttagctagccagtctggatactttacctctcggatcgaaccgatatcaagtaggcgagttacttcttctttgacgaatttatttctggcctctgcaatagggcatttcttttgtcttaccggagggatgCTGGGATCCAAGCTTAAATTGTGTACGACCACTTCCGTcggaatacctgtcatatccgtcTGCAAACACAAAACAATCGCCATTAAATTTGAGAAATTCAATAAACCCAGACTTGAGCTCAGGGTAcagtcctgtccccaaatggaatttcctctccaagaacttttcaAATAACACGACTTGATCAAGCTCTTCCGTTGTGTACTTCATTGcgtccgtctcttctggtacctggaagtatcttggcacctgataagATTCTGGCACTTCTTCCCCCTGGTTAACTTCACTTGATTTGGGAGTAGGtgccggttcctgtaattgctatgcggcatgctccttccctttgctactggagatcgaaatcgcattcatctcccttgccgccaATAGATCGCCTTTAATCTGCTTAATCCCCTCGGGAGTTAGGAATTTCAGCAGCTGATGATACGTTAAaggcacaactttcatctcgtgcaaccacggTTTTCCTAGAATAATGTTGTAACCTATATCACCGTCCACAATCTCAAAAAGAGTCATCTTCATTACCTATTCGGCATTTATGGGCAACATGatttctcctcgggttgtcacgctcgcgaggttgaatccggcgaggagttttgtggccggaatgatgcttccggtaaGTTTGGCTTGTTCCAAtaccctccattgtatgatattggccgaacttcctggatccactagaacacgtttgattttaaaatctaatacaATTAGAGAAATTACCAATGTGTCATTGTGCGGTAGCAACAATCCGTCcgcgtcctcctccgtgaaagtgatgtcgtcttcagcgacttcccggagtctcttgttGTGGGTTACTGATACCTTCATCTCTTTCGTTGCCGAGAAGGTAACCCCGTTAATCTTGTTtcccccgaaaatcatgttgatcatcTGGCGTGGGGGTCTTCTCCTGTTTTTGAGGGTTCTGCATTATCATAGTTGCGATCGTATTTGTTCTTGGCAcggtcacttaagaattccctCATATGGCCATTTTTCAGTAGTGTCGCCACCTCTTCACGCAGATGTCGGtagtccccagtccggtggccaTTCGTTCTGTGGTATTCGCACACACAAATTGGGGTCCCTTTGGCTGGGATCGGACTTCATCGGCTTTGGGAACCGTGCTTCTTCAATGTTCCTCATAGCCGATACCAACTCTACTACACCGACATTGAAGTTGTATTTTGATAGCATGGGATAAGAAGGATCCCGAGAACCTGACGTTTCTTTGTCTTGCAATGATCTGTTGTTCCAACCGCGATTAGTTCTTCTGTCGGTAATGAACTTGTCTGCCAACCGGAAACCTCTGCCACGTCCTTCAGCCCGTTCGTAGAGCAAAAACCGGCCCCTCGAAGACCGTCTATTTGTGTCAAAATCGTCTTTTGGTTTTTTTTTATTCTTCTCCCGACCTTTTGCCGACGGTGGGAAGCCAATCTGATCATCTTCAATCCTTATCTTAGACTCGTATCGGTTGTGAACATCAGCCCAAGTCGTCGCTTGAAACTCAAGcaagctttccttcaattttcgggaagcatcagaacttctcggattcagacCATTGGTGAAtacttcagctgcccattcatctggaACAGCCGTGAGCaacattctttccttttggaatcGGGTGACGAATTCCCGTAGcaactcggactctccttgtgtaattctgaatatgtcggcctttcgggcctaCACCTTTCtagccccggcatgggccttagtaaaagaatctgcgagcatcttaaaggaatctatggaatgctcgggaaaCAACGAATACCACGTCAAGTCTCCCATTgtgagggtctctccgaatttcttcagcaaaacatATTTAatctcgtggggagctaaatcattccccttcaccgccgttgtataggtggtaatatgctcctgaggGTCTGAAGTCCGATCATATTTCGGCACGTCGGGCATTTTAAACCGCTTCAGGATTAATTCTGGTGCTGCGCTTGGTTTGTACGTGaactgagtatacttctttgagtctgACCCTTTCAGCACCGGCGGTGTACCGGGATTTGGTTCATGcgggcgttcacttccctcataaactgtAAGAGCTCACTTTTGAAGGGATCGTTCTCGTTATTGTGACCTGAACCGCTCCCCCCGGCCCCATCGAAGCCAACCTCGCCCatcggggtgttgttgtcgaccctctgagttgtttgatttgcgggagcacgggaggaactggacctcatCCATTCGCGTTATTGGAAGTACCTGACAACGCCTGCTTTAGTtctgtcataaccttatcctgccgtgtgagatggcctagaatgacctCTTGTTGCTCATGCAAGACCCTTATCGCTTCAACAACATGCTCctcttcagcatcatcgggagtcgcCTCCCGAACATGTCGCGAGTACCGCCTTCCGTAGACCGACGTGGCATCGTTTCCCTCATTGCGGGTATTAGTGATTGAATCCTCGTGCTGAGGCTGGTCTCCTTGGGTCTCaagattgtgtgtgttgttaatACCATTATCTATCATTTTCTGTGATTTTTATACGATTGTCTagtccccacggtgggcgccaaactgtttacccgtaaaacggtatagtcgaatttatacgtggtttctagacaagtgaattaattcgatcctgaaataatacaagAATTGACGAAATATGCAATAATTAGCCTTGAGATGAAGATGAAATAGCAGAAACAGTAgttccgggagcaaggcttccgggcacaacagtaatgaaatcaaaaggtaagaaggtaaaattgtataaagttttgAATAGATTATATCgtaagtttgctagaaaattcgtCTCCTCTGCAATGATAacaaagctcactatttatagctgcacctagggaacaaggttctaggatcatgcccttctttaatgtcaattatgaaggTCATTGAAGAATGTGCAACAGCGAGCATGAATgacaaattctttgtaacgggcAATGTACTAAATGTtttagaatattctccattagaTGCTACCGGGTGACAGATATTTATTGCAAATTTATGAGCATCATTCTTTCCGGTAACAAATGGAACAGTTGCCTTCGGTCGTAGCTATCCTCTGTCCACGTGTCACTCTCTTATGCAATTACTCAATGTAGCATATTTTACCATATACAGTGTATATATCTTTTGCTTCCCTAGAAGTGGTTCTAGGAACACTCACTGTTATATAAAACTTGAGTTCTACATTTTGGAATGGGAAGTAGTACAGTGACAGCATTTTTTGCTAttttagggatttggagagtagTGCTATTCGCGTGAACTATGTCGATCGTAGAAAAGTACCATGCCAGTGCATTGGTTTATCAGAAATTAATAACTTGATGTCATGTTTTGTTCAGTAGTCGTCAAATGCTTTTTTGGGAATATTATTGGCTTCAATGTAGCTCAATATTGTAATGAAAGATCCATATTTCTACAACGTGGTTTTTGTATTGGTGCTTGATCACTTTTTGAGTTGACAGATAATAAAGAGTGTTGGTATGATACAAGATTTATTCTTCTGAATGGTGGAACAAAACTTTTCTCAAGAGGCTTTCTACATCTTTAAGAGACTGGAAATGGTAGACATCCACATGCATGATTGCTTCTCATCTTCGAAAAGGAGCTTGATAATCCCATTGTTAGTCTTCAAGCTCAGTAAGTAATTGTATTGAGCCTCGGGACTTTCTTTTGTGATGTTAATAAGCTTGTCTGGATGAGGTAAGGTTGTCAGTAACAGcaattgttttttctttttgaataaaacaAGAATGCTGTCTAAATAGGAGAAACTCCAAGTTTGAAGCTCCCACAGAGAAATAATAGAGAGTATAGATCAGGCATATCTCAAGTTCTAATTGTTGAAATAAAGGGTAAAAAGAATACTTCCTTCTTTTGAAGACTTACATTCTTTTGAAGTTCTTAGAGCTCCAAAGTACTTCCTTTTCAGGCTCAGCACGAGCTGATTTTGCTTCGAGTGTAGAGTCATCCATTTATCTTCTTTCCGTCCTGAGGTTTTATGTCTCAAAATGTCAATATCATGTATAGGAAGGCAGGAAGTAGTGCCAACGGCATTTTCTATCTGCATCTCCAGATTCAAGGATTTTAAACATTTTCACTAAATTTAATTACTTTCATACCTGATGGCATTATTATCCAAATTCGGGTGCCTACTGTCAAAAAATCTGGGATCCTAGGGAAGGGATCAGTCTTTGCTCTTGATTTTAGAATTGCAGCACCTCTAAGACCTAGTAACAGAATATCAAGGTGCGATAATTTAGTAATTATACAGTTGAGAGCTCATGTACCATAAAAAACTGAATATTTTTGAGTTATCAGTTCCAAGCAATAGTATGGAAAGCTTTACAGGTTGCTGCTGTTGCTGTTACTGCAATCATATCCATTGGTGTTCTGATGGCTAGGCCAGAATTGACTGCAGAAGCAACTTTGGCTCGTCCTGCTCCCAGAGATTCTGCTGCCTCTGCACATACTGTAGTCATCAGAGCAGCAGCAGAAGCAACTACACTTCCCGTACTATGGCTCCATTCTCCTCCCGTTTCAGAATTTATGTGGTACCATTCTTGTGCTTCTGAGCTGCTGCTGCTGGCAAAGCCAGCAATTGCTGAAGCCAGCTGTGTGAGAGAAAGCGCAGCATGTAGTTGTGCTGTTTGAAGTCGGAGTCGCTCTTTCTTCTCTTGATGTGATCTAAAGAATTTTCCCAATGGCTTGCTTTTAAACCATTCCTTCATGTGATGCAAATCCAGCTACGCAAACATTAATAGAAAAATGAGAGATGAAGCTGATTTTTCATGACCAAAAGAGAGGTGAACCGCAGGCTAAAAATGATATACTTGAAGAGTTTTATCTGTCTAAAAAAGTGACATTTTTCTCTAAGCATGTTTAAATAGTTTAGGATAAACTTGTTTGATGCAGCTAATTGAGAAAAGAGAAAGGGAATAGTGGCATGCTTTGGCAAGTTAGCTTCAATTTTTGTCCATGAACAAGTTAATCATAAATATTTTACAAGTTAGGCTTCATTGATATTCTGAACAGCACAGGAGTGTGATACCTCTTAGTGTTATCGATGTCCTTTGTTATGCTATTTACCTTTTTGTTCTCTATATCCTCAGTGGGAGGTCGTGGAAGATTGAAATACCTTGATATCCTCTTTGTTGGTTATAACTCGGCTGGTTACATCCTCATGTGTTTCCTCCTCTTTTCCTTCATGATCCTCTATGCCTCCTGTGTCTCTCAAGAAGGGATTCTATACAAGTCAAGAAGTGTAGTGTTGAGCAGGCTATCTTTGTTCTTGTTATAGATTTCTTTCCTAATTTTCAACGAAATATAGTTTTTTATGCTTAACAATGGCCTATTAATAGATAAAAGGGGTGTTCATGCTGGCCTATTAGTTTGTGTTAATGCTGCTATTCACTTTTGCACATTATAAATGAACTCGGACTACGATTAGCAATCTGATCTCATTCTAAGATCTTTAATTCACGCGTCGTTGCAGTTTGGTGGTTTCTTACACTTGATGAAAACATTTGCAGGAGATTATTGGAAGATGGACTCCAGGATCGACACAAGAACTCCATAGCATAAGTAGGGCTCCCAGGTATCTCTGGTGATTGACTGTAAGAGCTGAAAGGACTTTTAAGTGGCTCCAAACAACTTCTATTGCTTGTCAAAAGTGTGTTCTTCGACTTCTCATTCTTAAAACAGGGAAGAGAATGTCATTAGGCTGTCAACGTTTCTGCATGCACCCAATTTCAAGTATAAAGGGACAACTTACATTGTAGGAAAGTGAATTATGCTGAGCCATGAATTGAATCTCCTTTTTACTTGCAGCTGCTCAGGTAAGAAGTTTTCAGCAGTTATTAACAATGTGACCTGTAGATATAAAGCAGAAGCAAATGGTGAACAATCCCTGCAATCACAATTGAAGCTCCAGGTTTCTCTCTACTGTTCCTTGGAACTCAGGATTTACTGTATATAAGACACCAGCACGATGTTTGTCCGGTGGTGAACTTTAACAAGATTATGCAATATCTACAAAGAGTCAGTGTTCACGGGTCCCTGAGCATGAAAGACATTTCATTAGAATGGAAAAAGCTAAGTCAGAATCAGAGCTTATACTCATCTGCAGGAAAGGATTTGAACTGTTACTAAATGAAAGTGGATGAAGCTTACCTCAAGTAGAAGGTCCTCTGTATTCCTTGTCAAGATCAGATATTGCTAACAATAGTGGATGGAGATCATTTGATATAGAAGGTCATTATACAGGTTGCTAGTGGCACTTCTTGCCTAATAAATAGAACCAGCAAACATTCTATTAGAGGAAGGCATGTGGGatggaattttaaaaaaaaggggggagggagggggacAGCGTAgtacactaagctcccgctatgcgcaggGTCCTGGGAAAGGGCCGGACCCTAAGTTGCGCGGACTCTTCGATTTTGGTGCCGTCCCCGTCCCGATACGAGACGGGGACAGGAGCGGGATACATCCCGGATTCGGTCAACTGACTTTAGACACTTTGACCGGAGTCCATCGATAAATTTGGGAGAAAAATTGGGAttttactttttcaaaataaaaaataaaacagattTAGGAGAATGAAAGAATAATGTCCATCTTGGAGAATGTAAGATTGAATTCTACAATATTCATGTAAGTTTTTCATAGAATATCTCTCAaaatttacaatatttttatagctttattttttattaaccgaatccccgcacccgtatccaTATCCGGATCCGCAcccccgaatcttaaaatttagaaTTTTGCCGAATCCGATACTCGGATCCGTCCCCGTATCGGATTCCCGCACCCGAGTCCGGGCAACTtaggccggaccacaagggtctattgtacgtagccttaccctgcatttttgcaagaggttGTTTTCACTGCTTGAACTCGTAATCTCatggtcacatgacaacaactttaccagttacgctaaGGCTCCCCTTCACATGTGGGatgaaatagaagaaaaaaaaatgttcTTAGATGATGTCAGATGGACAGATGGGATACTAATTGATAGAATGTTGTCAAACTTGGAGGCAAGAAACACTTGGGAATGCTAAACAAAAATGGCATTTAGGACCACAATATGACGTTCGCATTATCAGTTTTAGTTGATGATTAATCACGAGATCTCCCTGTATTTGCCTAAGACTAATATCTATATCTTGTATCTATGTACCCACTTGAGTTTGTACAGTAGATTATTGGAGTTTGTAGACAACTACTACTTTTGATTCTTGGAATGCTGGTATCACATGGCTACAGGTTTTGAAATTTATAGATGTAAACTGGTATCACATAGCTCTCGGGGTAATAAATGATTGTGTAAACTGTAAAGTATTGGCAAAATAAAAGAGGCTGCTACTACAGGTTTTAAAAGCAGACTCAAAAATTCTTTTGAGAAAAAGAAGGAAGACTGAACAAAGAAGCTGGAGGTTAATAATTCACATGAATAAAGTTACACATTAATATTATGTATGAAGGTAATTTCTTTCTCATCCTTTTTTAGTGTTTAAAATCACAATGACTTTTAA
Encoded proteins:
- the LOC104119064 gene encoding VAN3-binding protein-like isoform X1, with the protein product MAQHNSLSYNNEKSKNTLLTSNRSCLEPLKSPFSSYSQSPEIPGSPTYAMEFLCRSWSPSSNNLLQMFSSSNPFLRDTGGIEDHEGKEEETHEDVTSRVITNKEDIKLDLHHMKEWFKSKPLGKFFRSHQEKKERLRLQTAQLHAALSLTQLASAIAGFASSSSSEAQEWYHINSETGGEWSHSTGSVVASAAALMTTVCAEAAESLGAGRAKVASAVNSGLAIRTPMDMIAVTATAATCLRGAAILKSRAKTDPFPRIPDFLTVGTRIWIIMPSGRKEDKWMTLHSKQNQLVLSLKRKYFGALRTSKEYKLINITKESPEAQYNYLLSLKTNNGIIKLLFEDEKQSCMWMSTISSLLKM
- the LOC104119064 gene encoding VAN3-binding protein-like isoform X2 → MAQHNSLSYNNEKSKNTLLTSNRSCLEPLKSPFSSYSQSPEIPGSPTYAMEFLCRSWSPSSNNLLQMFSSSLDLHHMKEWFKSKPLGKFFRSHQEKKERLRLQTAQLHAALSLTQLASAIAGFASSSSSEAQEWYHINSETGGEWSHSTGSVVASAAALMTTVCAEAAESLGAGRAKVASAVNSGLAIRTPMDMIAVTATAATCLRGAAILKSRAKTDPFPRIPDFLTVGTRIWIIMPSGRKEDKWMTLHSKQNQLVLSLKRKYFGALRTSKEYKLINITKESPEAQYNYLLSLKTNNGIIKLLFEDEKQSCMWMSTISSLLKM